TTCATTCGAAATTATTGGTGATCTGGTCTTTCTACAATTCGTCTCTGGCacaatcaaaattgaaatgaaatgaaaggatCAGATAAGTCAGgtaaatttcttgaaaacgGTAAAATTGAATTAAGCAAAATGTACGGTGTTTCGTACCCGGTTAAACTCCGTTGTCCTCAATGAATATTTTCACAGCATCATTAATTAACGATTAAACAGTCAGGCACTCAGTCAATCGTTTTTACATGAAAGAAATCCATGAATACTCAAGGAAGTCTTGACTCTTTTCTCGCGCTGTCTTCTGTTACAAAACCAAACTCTTACTACCTCTCTATCAAGCCGTAGATTCTCTGCAATGCGGACGATCTCTTGTGATGAAGGCTTCGGTTGCTTCAGAAAGTGATCCTCCAGATGTTCTTTTGCTGTAATTCCAATGGTCGTTCGTCTTTTCCGACGCCTTTCGGCGTTAAACTTATCGCCGCATGCACTACCTGAACATTCAGCGTCCTCAAGCCAGCGAGCCAGAATCGGCTTCAGTTTGCAAGCATTTTTGAAGCTTAGCTGGAGGTTTTCGAAGCGGCAAATCGTTGTTTGGCTGAAATCTGTGCCATGAACCGAAGCTAAAGCCGCACCAACATTTGTTTGTGTGAAGCCAAGTTTAATCCGGCGCAGTTTGAACTGCGTCGCAAACTCCTCCAACTCACGGAGTTTTGATGTGTCAATTGCGAAACCCAAGCCATGTGAAGCAGTGAGAGCAGGGTTTGTTTCGAATCCAGCCATGGGGTTAAGTACGAAGGGAGATGCGACGTGGATGTTGGCCCCGCGATGATCCATTTTGTTGCAATGTGTAGGGACAGATTGCATTGAAGAAGGATGAGTGTGCATCATTGTGACTGGATTATCACGAACCATAGGCTGCTGATACGATGCGTAGGAAACTTCATTGGGATATGGAGGGCACGCCATCATTGCTAGCTAGCTGTTCAAAAAGTGTGTCATCGCAAATCTGTGAGTTGTCATTTAAGGAAACCACTGCGCGCTGCAGGCAATAAAACCAGATAACAAAACTCAATGCGAGCTCCTTAGGAGCGGAAGACAGAAAGTCGGAAACACGGCTAAAGTGCCGATGCTTTAGGTTGAAAGTAATCTGCTATCGCTACTCTAATACAGATGAGATAAAAGGTGTTTTTCGATACTACGTGCGCAGAAAGCCACAATAAATTACGGGCCAAGAATACGCGAAGAACAGAGATCTAAGAgattcaaaatttgttttactcACGCAATATCACTTAATACAAGATTTGCATTCCTTACTCTACGCCAGATTTACTGAagtttataatttgtaaactTATCCTTCGTTATCGACTTCGGGGGCACCTAAAATCTCTCCTAAAATGTCGCTGACAGGTTATGTGTGAAACTTTGATTTAGACggaattgtttttctttcacgtGTAAAGGGACAAAATCAGGGAAAGTTAATCCATTATCAGAGATCACGACACACAATGAAGCAAGTGATAGCGGTATGCTAGctcaaataatgattatacGCTAATGCAGTGCTTCCATTTTCCGAAATTAATTAGAACTCGCACGAAATCGGAAGTTAAACACCATTAAAATCCAGTTCAAAAAATCGTAACTTGAGGCAATTTTTCtcagaaaattgttttcacgaACTTTTTAGCGACtttatttgttgcattttaaaaCTCGTTATCTTTGTTTACCTttattttggaaataaaattaccAGTAGAAGCGATGTAAGTATCAAAATCAAAGTGAAATCAGAGTTAAAAAAGGTTGCCATAATCTGAACACAAATTAGTTCTGAATGTGTCTATGCGTTTATTTGTGGAGAggataatttttcaaaagaaatcaaactCATTTGACACATGATAATAAAAACCCCAAAGAAACGAATGTTTGCATATTAATACTTCCCAGAGGAAAATGTTTAAAGATAAACGGCTGAGCGCATATAACTTTGACAAACCATTAATGGCCTGAATACATTAAACTAGACTAATGTTACAGAATTATCTCGCGCATTTCGAGATGGCTTTCTGTCGAACTCGcactcaagaaaaaaattgtttcgtgGAACCTAAAGACTTTTTACCTTATTTATAATCCAGTTTGTAACTTAAATGAAAGGTCAAAAtcgaaaaattgaaaataaggccattttttagcattttgccttactatagcctctgcaaaatgaccatttttgcCTCTTTTCGAAAttgtgtcatttttcgaatagaGAAGggtttttcgagctgtttttttttacatagaacaactttaatgttttTGTAGAGTCATTTTTGGCGTGCTTTAGGCACTTTAATTTTCATCCCCCAAGTAGCCCATTTTTTAACATAGTGCCTAatataacctttgcaaaatggccatttttacCGCTTTTCAAactcttgtcatttttcgaatacaAAGTGTCTTTCGAGCTTTTTTGCTGCTTAGAAGagctctaatgtgtttgtacagTCGTCTTTGGTATGCAAAAGGCACTTTGAATTTCAGCCGCAAAAAAGCCGATTAATTTTTGGCACTTTTTGGAATCGtgtcatttgtcgaatataaAGAGTTTCctcgagttttttttttgtatagaacAACTCTGATGtttttgtagagacgtttatGGTATGTTTTAGGCTCTTTTAATTTCAGCCCCAAAATAACCCAgtttgccttactatagcctttgtaaaatgaccatttttgcTACTTTTCAAAGCTTTGTCAGCGGTGGAAGATTAAGTGTTTTATTTCAGCCACTAAATAGCCCATTCTAACCATTTGGCgtttcttttgccttttcaaaatgtcctttttattcacttttatGAATGTCACGgttacttttcaaatttttttcgaCCCTTTTTTAAATGAACGATTCGAATGTGTTTCTAGAGTCATTTTTTGTATGGTTTTGGCATATGAAGTTCAACCCCGAATTAAAATAGGCGGCAACTCTATTGTGATGGTAATGTGGTAACATCAGACAAGAATCGTTGTATGGCGAGCTTTCAGACGAAggtctgtgcaaaaaaattcaCGTTGCCGTGAATTGCTTGTTGATAACGAGCCTGGGAACAAGTTATGAAGGCACCCTTTTTCCCAGTCCCTTGTGATTTGCGAAAAAAAGATGGCAGCAGAAGTGGTAGAAAACAGCTGTGCATGTGTCATTTTACAATGTCGTCCAGGGGTGGAGAACGAACCAACCGAAACCAACTTTGTCGTGAAAACTATGGAAGTTCCACTGATCAACGAAGGACAATGTTTAGCGAAGACGCTGTGTTTATCTGTTGATCCATACATGCGATGTCTAATGAATGAAGATTCAGGCGTAGGGTATCTCACTTCTTGGGACCTTGGCAAACCTCCCAGCGGCGGCGGGGTAGGAACAATTGTCAAGAGCAGATGTGAAGGTTTCCAAGAAGGAGATATTGTATACTCATTTCAGTGGCCTTGGCAAGAATTCGTAGCGTTTTCTGGTGATGATGCTCAGCTAAGCAAGGTAACCTTAATGGCGCATTCcattttatattttacctTCCCTTTTTGTTCCTTAGGGGAGGGGCTGGCTGTGTTGCAAAAATGGTCAATATGtcaatttctattttcttccCATGTGTACTTTTACTATTTAGGATcaaagtaattattttttattgctgAACCAGTGTGCAAagtttattataaaataactaagataatacgcgcgctctgattggccgagaggcgtgtttgcatgagagtatgtaaacacgcttgtgtgacgtaaagttgtacacacgccacatcgaaagagagtttgaattttgattggtcagagtcagtttaaattttgattgatcagagttttgattggtgagttgagaaatcccattgtcaaattaatgttgtaggaagatacgttttgataagtaaaatgaatttttcatcttttcccgcgttgtagtttttagaggaagttattttataaaagcaatagaaaacttttttcctgtgtttgcatagcctgatataaacactcaaGGGGTTgagagaattctcgacagttatgcaaaccctcgacttcgtctcgggtttgcatgtctcgaattctcccaacccctctcgtgtttatatcaggctatgcaaacacggaaaacgttttctattgcttaattattGATACAGAACTTTGCTGATGACAAAGTCTGACCTTAAGATCAAATTAATGTCTGGAAATTGATCACTTATGCGAGGCTAAAGGGTACGTACAATGTTAAATTTGGGCCATTTTGCATTGGCTGGATTCCTGGAACTATAAAACGTAGCACGTATCGTAAAGAGGTTATTGTCAGTGACCTAAGTCTTGTCCACGAGTTCAAGAAACAGGCTCAAGGAGAGGCTGTTAATTTcctcttgtttgttttagaAAACAGGGTTTGTAGAGTGTATAGACAGCACTTACCTGTCCAAATGTTTTATTCTTGGGTACGGAACACACGGATAGGAATTTACtctacagtcgaacctcgattatccggacttgtTGGGACCACATgaaatagtccggataatcgaaaatatgaacaTTAATGAGGAGCAAAACCCAGCAAAACTGATTAGGACTTTGCGTGCACATCGAGAGCTCCATCATTCTTCAAAGCTGCGTACTCATAATAGCATCAACATTGTTCTGTCTTGTCCATACAATGCCGAGCAAGCCATAgagcgtgaaatttcacttaaaaacaacgcaactctgagccaatcagaactcattcgaatgttcttcattagTTACAAAACACGCGAGCGTtgcttttgctctttgagagcaaaaaaacCCTTGCCTTTGACTGCACATTTCAATGCCGTAGTTTCAAAAAGGATATGGCTACGGATCTTGATTGTGaactaataaatattcatgaccaaataatcgagaaatccgGATAATTGAGATCCGGATAAttgaggttcgactgtacttgTTCCTTCCCTGTGTTCTCCAAATGGtatttcttcatttccttttcattggtgTTCAGCATTGTATTCAATTGGAGTCTTGCTGAATTAAGGAGGGTGCAGGAAGTGTAGTTTGGCTTCTTCCCAGTTTACATGCACTTTAGGTTTACGCATTCGTGTCAAGTAATGGAACAGCGAGAAACAGAAAGATATGTGATACCATTGCTTTTGCTTGTGATAATTCGACCATGCATCGATTAATTTTCCAAGTAAGTTTCTTTTATAATCTGTCGGTCGCCAATTGGCGACTTCTGTCAAAATTTTAGTcgccaaatatttttttcacttgctaTGGCGACCAAAATGGTCGCAGCTTGGAGCACTGTTAAGCCAAcccaataaaatgtttcatttcccATCATCCCGTCTCTTGTGATGGTGGGTTGGTCAGTCGATCGGCTAAAAAGAAGGTTTAAATTGTGTTCCAGTTTGCTTTTGTATATTAAATCTCATGGTTAATCTGTAACATATTAAGCAGATGGTAAAAGACGTATATTAACACGACTATCAAAATGTCTAAACGGCCTTGAAAAGTAGTATCGCTGTTAATTGAAGACAAGGACGTCACATCATACCAATGATCTTTCTTAATAAAACAAGATCAAGTGCTTgcatttaaaattaaagtaCTTGCTTCTTTGACTAGTGAAtctggaattttttttgctgtttctaAAAAGATTGGTCAGTTGGGCGATGGGAAATGAAGCATTTTATTGGAATGGcctaataaataaatattatttaacaAGGGTAACatcaagaataataattattgatgttaCCTTGGTAATTTAACAAGGGTAACATCAATagttattaaataaagtttttttattttatttatttattaggCCAtcccaataaaatgttttgtttcctaTTGCCCAACTGACCAATTATTACTAATGACTCATTAATTTACACAATGGTacttaagaatcccaactggcaggaggcagaccagttgccTAAGTACAAACGCACATAAGGAGTTGAACCAAAGTTTACTTGGAACAAACCCAGCAAGTGGTCAGAGTGGGACTTGAACTGCAAATTGCCAGATTTTAAGCCCAGTGCACTAACCACTTGGCCATACTGCATCtgtattatttttcatagGAGAGAAGTGCTTTCTTGTGCTCCAACCCTTCTCTCTTGTTGGGGATTGTTGGAATGACAAGTTTGACCTCTTTCCTGGGTATCAGGGAAAAGGCTCACATTACACCTGGTGCAAACCAATCAGTGGTTGTCAGTGGGGCTGCAGGGGCTTGTGGGATGGCAGCAGGGCAGGTAAGCAAGTTTTCCAGTCTTTTCTTGTTCTGTTGTATTGAGGGAaatcataacttttttttagcatCAGAAGTTCCAAGAATCTCTCAAGTCAGTAAGACCACTGAAAGGCAACTTGGGCTTGGTTATGAAGAAGTATGTTcccaataattttgttttcacagtTTTTTCAATGATGATTTTAAAGGGTCAATTCTTTCCTtaagtgaatgacataaacaATAATTGGTTATGAAGAAGTATGTTaccaataattttgttttcacagtTTTTTCAATGATCATTTTAAGGGGTCAATTCTTTCGTtaagtgaatgacataaacaataattactctCACTTTTCTTCATTAGTCAGTTATAGGTTCCAATATCTGTCTGAAGGAAAAATGAGTGAGATACTGCTTGATATTTTTTATGGAATGATGAGAGTGTGAAAGTAATCTAACATTGTTGAACATGtgaataatataatataattaatGACAGTCTATAAAGCAAGCTGCTTAAAACGCACTGGCCAATGTTTTCATGTATCATGTATGAAAAGTGCTGTGCCTCTGTGGTAGAAGTTGGGGCCCATGCTCTCTTTAAACACCCTGCGAAAGCCTTGGACAATCCTTATCATTTTCGTGGAGATCGAATGGTTGTTTTTAATGTTGACTAGATTGCCAAGTTGGATGGTTGTGGAATTGTTATTGGAATTTGTGGCACAGATGAAAAATGTTGCTGGCTTACAGATGAATTGGGCTTTGATTATGCAATAAACTACAAGACAAGCAAGAACATTAGAGAAGAGATAAAACTCAAGTGTCCAGCAGGAATTGATGTGTACTTCGACAATGTGGGTGGTGAAATAAGTAATGAGGTAAGGTTGAGTGCCGCATATGTCATCTATGAACTTTGAAGAGATGAAAACTGACATAAGAATTTCTGATTTCTGTGGCAAGATCAGCCTAGGTAGTGGATATAGGCGAGTAGTTGACAAAATGAAGTTAATAAAGCAACATAAATACAGCAGTCAATTAAAGACTGTGAAAATCGACAATTCAATCAGTCAATAAAAATGGAATTTCTAACGGTCGGGTGACTTGGGAGTGAGTTAGTCAGAAATTTAGTATTCAGACGGCACGGATTAGAGGTTCGTAGGCGGTTATGGGATTTTGCGGGACTATATAATACTTTGGCGGGACAAACTGACTAACATAAATAAACTCAATCTCGTTGAGGTCTCGTTGTAGTGGAATTAGaagtaacaaataaaaatcaaacagtAACAACTACAAAACTGCAAATGAGAACAAGAGAACGGCAAAAGCTAATGCACTCCGTGAATTTCATTATCagccattgtttttttctttctttcaggtGATTCGCTGTATGAATCCGAACAGTCACATTGTTCTCTGTGGCCAGATCTCACTATACAACAAGGATATCCCATATCCGCCACCCATTCCTGATGACGTACAGGAGCAGCTTCGCGTTAAAAAGATATCACGTGACCGCTTCCTGGTTCTTAATTACATGGAAAAATTCGCCAGTGCAAAAGAGCAATTGGAGGCCTGGGTTCGAGAGGGGAAGTTGAAGTATCGTGAAACAATCGCGAAGGGCTTGGAAACTACTGGTTATGCGTTTGTGTCAATGATGAGAGGCGGAAATATTGGAAAACAAATTGTAAAAGTTGCTCAAACCATGTGATTGATTATAGAAatgttcctttcctttcactTCCTCCGTGTTGGTACTTGGATTACGTATTGAATATTGAATATTGAATACCTCAACGTTGAAGTCAGCGAAttctttattcttttctttttgataactgcgaggatcatagcttactttattttctttttataggATAGTCACCAATAATTTATAGATTACTCCCAAGAGGTACGTGTCTTTCGGCTGGAAAGGCTTTAATGTGAAGGATGgacaacaaaatttcaaagcaacaGGTGCCACACTTGTGATAGGAGTGAATCTGAAAATCCGCTTGTTCGTTTTctaaagttaaaattccacGAAGTGTGGCTTATATTGGACTCTTAAAAAAAGTTGCTAGCCCAGGCCCCTTACCTATCAGTTTAACAAgttcaacttgtgtgggcaaACGTGTTGGATGTCATCTTCAAGCGCAGCTAAAGGGTCAAGCTGGGGATAGGAAGCCTTAGGAATGACACCggcaacaaagaaaacgacgaaaacgtcacttgaaactAAACATTTGCACAGTTATGACTATCTTGCGATTATCTCATCTTGTTCACATTCTACGATGTTGGCAGAGGCTGGTGTGCGCGTCGGTGAATTAAATAcaggaaatgaaagatttacggTTGTTTGCTCAAGATGTTATTAAACCCacaatgtgaaaatttcacgtttttttttgcatagaatttttctaaagggcgtgccgcacgtgcaacacGCTTAGTTTTCCTCACACGACCAATCAACTGCTtaatttgtggtgttgtcgtCGACGATCAAGCTGCACAATAGGGagttaagaaatgacgacggcataggtaacgacaacgccacaaatcaatgcgctgattggttgagcgaagacaaataatcgtgctgcacgtgcggcacactttctgttgaaaatttttgacGTACTCAgtcaaacgacgacgtgaaattttaatttttgaggttTTGTCGACATGGCGTGCCCGCAAtagaaaatttttcattctttgcctttgcatgaaaatcATTCGTGGCAAACAAGCGAAAAGTGTACtttgcctattttgtacaacgtgaccaacatggaataatagcaaaacacttaacccagcgcaaagttctattttaatttgacgttttcgttgtagtagccgtcgtagcttcttaaactccctatttatAGGGAGTTTAAtatcaacgacgcgactgcagcgacgacgccacaaaatttgcatatttgattaacaaaaacaagttttgcacgccctccACGTGcttgttttatttctgtgcatttctttcttgttctcggcaaatctgcgacgtgaaatgaccatttctcaagtctTACAAAaaacgtgaacactcaggcgcaaatttgaatattcttttctagcgttgaaACCGCActtctaaattcagttcctgggtagttccgctagctttcaaaagttaaacaaactgacgtAATGacgaaatagattgaaaaacttgaacttgcgattttgagcgacgttttcgctacttttgcgtcgtagatcttaaagcAATAACGACGGCAAGAGCAACGAAaacatcacttgaaaataaacatttgggaaatggtgactattttccgattattgcttcttcctcgcatcctttattgttgtcACAGGACGCTGTAAATGGACTGGTATATGCGCCCTGgaattaaatatagagaatgaaaattttacttttgtgtGTTGTGTTAGCCTTAAAACctgaaatttggaaatttcccGTCATTTGGTGGACTGCGTCAaagaataggccatttccgagttcacctcagccaCCATTttaaagcgaggctaagtgcgaagcctttgttatgaaaatcagttttcattcatattgaaattggaaccaATTGTCATAACAAAACTTTCGCACTAAGACTCGCTTTGGAAGAGtgactgaggggaactcggaatGGCctattgtactaaagtgcgtaccgcaagattatttttcttcattcaatcAATCAGGACATTaaggagctttagcatcaatGACGGGAGCGGCAACgccaacgccacaaattaagaatttgattggtcgagcgagTGAAATTAagagtgctgcacgtgcggcacgcacttatgaacaagtccgtgccatcctctgcaaaacaacaacgtgaaattacctcatttacagttttgatgacaacttgagcataaaaccacaaatctctaattctctgtatttaatttaacgtcGCGCACACCAAGCCACTTGTAGCGTACTTTgccaacaatatagaatgcaAACAAGATGGGACAATGGAAAATAGTCACGATTGGGccggtgtttattttaagtgacgttttccttgccgttgccgtcgtcattgctaaagctccctaatttcTGCCGTTGACGTTGCCGCTGCCGTAGCTTTAGTCCTTCCTTAAGCACCTTTAATATAAACTCTGAACAGCTTTCCATCCTTGTCGTCAAAGCGGGCTTCAACCCAGTAACTCCGGATTGCAGTCGCAATTTTGAGCAATGTTCGTGTCAAGGGATGCTGGTccctcgtttagctctgaatTACACCTTAAATCACATCTCCGATGAAACCTCGCTCCCCAATACCCCTGCTAAAGCTAATATCAGGGAGACGGGCAGGAAAAGAAATCTTTATTGATGCTTTCATAAAGAGACCTTTATAAATCTTTGCTTCTCCGTGACGAtatattttcatcttttaaaAAGCACAGTGTTTCATATTTATTTTACTCGTGAAACTCACGCGTGacataaatgaaaaaagagcTAAATCAATGAACTCTATAGAATATTTGCTAATAATCTAataatataaaagaaaaactttttagGGTGTAATATCGACGTAATTTTGAGCTATTCGCAGCTCCAAATAGTTCCTTGGCCCATAACCTTGAGATCAGTGcctttttgaaacaaaatatttccaaCATCAAAATGGAAATTTGAAATGGAAGTCTTGAAATAGCACCAGGAAATTCGCCGTTGCTAGGCTATAAGCTGTCAGAAGTACCTTCAAATGcgaaaaaatcaattaaaattctaatGAAGACCTAGTTGTGTATTCTATTTCGATGGAATTTCATTTCTTGAGATAAGAGAAACTCAAAGCTCATTTTGATCGCTCAGAAAGCTGTGGTTTTCTCGACAAACTTCTCCCCAAAGATTCAAGATTAGCTCTTTACGCTACGGTTCTCAGTTGCTGAGAGATGATCTGAGCCGCTTGTTATGATTACTAAAAGATGCAATCATCCGTGAAAGATGAAAATCAGAACGACTCTACGAAAGCATCAAGAGAAATTTCCAAGGtaccaaaggaaaaacgtCCCCGTTCGAGAGATATAACAGAGCTCAAAATAGAAgctgaaaatttaaaactgtCATTGTCTTCGTTGACATCCGAACAAGAAAAATCACAAGCAAGACAAAGAGCCGCGAATTTGAATGAATTGTTCGAGCTTTTGCAGACGACGAACGTAAAAATGGACAGAAAAATCCTAGAACATATCACGGAGCTATTAAAACTCGACATTCACCCAGATAGCATCGTGGAAATGCTGAAAAGAGTGATGACAGACAAAGACGAAAAAGAAAGAGTCACATTTATTTGAAGATCAACGCCAATGCTGCCAATGTCTTGATTCAGATGCTTATGCTTAGAATAGTAAAATTCACTTTATCGAGTAGATGTCGCTCATCTGTAACCTTTGGTGGAAAACAAGCGACCGATCCTGTGGTTTTCGTTTTCTCTCTTCCTTATTTTTAGTCCGTAGAAGGCCACTTCGAATGTACAAGTTGTCAGCGAATCTCGACTAGAAAATAACAAGACACctgccatttttcttttcttcaactcttcattttttttgcacagatttTACAGGTCAGCAAAGCTGCTGATAGTATTCCAGTTAGGTTTCTATCTCAGAAGCGAAGAGAACTTTTAACTTTTACCCgttttacaaatattttacATTGCTCTTGTTAAGTCTGGAAATCAGAATATATGCTGGCCCGATGTTTACTCGTTCCCACGTCACAAATGGTAAATAAAGCAATGAACAAAATGAGGTCGACAGGCGATTTATGCAAATCCAATAACTGATTTAGTACAGTTTTAAGATAAATATGAGAGGATGAGACTCTAAGAAAACCGGCCAGTGAAAGATCATAGGACAAATCATTCTGTCTCTTTCGCGTTGAAAGCATTAGAACATAGCGCAGAGGCTTGCACATTTGCCTACCAGTCATGAATAAACGTGACGCACGGTGTTAAAACGACCAACCGAATGGCGCTGTAAGAATACATGGTATACGTGGATAAACATGGCTCTTTATAGTTATCGACCATAAGTATATTGCCTTTTATTCTCTGTGGCCTTTGTTACACTTTAAATGGCTCTATTTAGAGTACATGTCTATGGTTGGAAAGTTATTCGTTTGCATTTCAAGGCCAAAGAGTTGTTTCCAGCTGCAAACATTTCTATGAAGTTATGATTTTGGAAAGTGCTGGTCGATAACAGAAAGGAAACATTTTCCCATAGGAGGAATGTGGAAACCAGCATGGGTAAATGATTCTGTAAATCAATCACTTTGTTTGGTGTTTAGATTCAGTTATTCATGATGTGCCTTATTAAGGAATTTTCACGTTACTTTTTTTGCCTTAGTACCCTCatagtttttaatttcattttaattttactaACTCGAGctatctttcttttgttttgtgttttctttccgTCGGCGTGCGAGCGCATTGTTTACGTCTCAATTGtaaataatagggagcttaagcaaccacgacgacgacggcaacaaaacccccacaaatttgcatatttgacaatggaaaacagtatttttgcacgctttgcacgtgcatatttcatcttttgacattttgaagacgttctcgttc
This sequence is a window from Acropora palmata chromosome 6, jaAcrPala1.3, whole genome shotgun sequence. Protein-coding genes within it:
- the LOC141884168 gene encoding prostaglandin reductase 2-like, which translates into the protein MAAEVVENSCACVILQCRPGVENEPTETNFVVKTMEVPLINEGQCLAKTLCLSVDPYMRCLMNEDSGVGYLTSWDLGKPPSGGGVGTIVKSRCEGFQEGDIVYSFQWPWQEFVAFSGDDAQLSKERSAFLCSNPSLLLGIVGMTSLTSFLGIREKAHITPGANQSVVVSGAAGACGMAAGQIAKLDGCGIVIGICGTDEKCCWLTDELGFDYAINYKTSKNIREEIKLKCPAGIDVYFDNVGGEISNEVIRCMNPNSHIVLCGQISLYNKDIPYPPPIPDDVQEQLRVKKISRDRFLVLNYMEKFASAKEQLEAWVREGKLKYRETIAKGLETTGYAFVSMMRGGNIGKQIVKVAQTM
- the LOC141884187 gene encoding pituitary-specific positive transcription factor 1-like, with product MMACPPYPNEVSYASYQQPMVRDNPVTMMHTHPSSMQSVPTHCNKMDHRGANIHVASPFVLNPMAGFETNPALTASHGLGFAIDTSKLRELEEFATQFKLRRIKLGFTQTNVGAALASVHGTDFSQTTICRFENLQLSFKNACKLKPILARWLEDAECSGSACGDKFNAERRRKRRTTIGITAKEHLEDHFLKQPKPSSQEIVRIAENLRLDREVVRVWFCNRRQREKRVKTSLSIHGFLSCKND